In one Dermacentor albipictus isolate Rhodes 1998 colony chromosome 4, USDA_Dalb.pri_finalv2, whole genome shotgun sequence genomic region, the following are encoded:
- the LOC135901545 gene encoding uncharacterized protein isoform X2 codes for MYSWVFCFNMRVVASFQMYAIVEFTATEEVEVVPCTWVNGDKCLWPKVPSDRATRMVRRAAKPDAGFLSYDALVKGVFHTYEDGRAKLEEARFRSDLSESDGGGKRKRIRPLRYSSESDSDDDLPRAPLQLSMQHKTPCRVPKKRRMEPLQGNSEMTSLPGSSRETPALPFENRNEDEVGLIRDCVAVAEVAQQSQAIIAGAESQQHLDASPSANCCRQTSGTALSSAEFQRRVINSLNIVRHNQAEIIQMLTVALQRNSPPGAETSNTPEPVLRCPLDSVREVLDFNEELTEGKSEALVLDLMGYGTRTLNTTIKSMMAYIMSDQAASEFSMDGRKGKVRFRDLKLVKVLFSAARRTRHHKDCTVDDVLYHIKEWLRRAKERCAATAKKD; via the exons atgtatagtTGGGTTTTTTGTTTTAATATGCGCGTGGTGGCATCATTTCAGATGTATGCAATTGTGGAGTTTACTGCTACAGAGGAAGTGGAGGTTGTGCCTTGCACGTGGGTAAATGGTGACAAATGTCTGTGGCCAAAAGTGCCATCAGATAGAGCCACAAGAATGGTTCGACGCGCAGCAAAACCAGATGCGGGATTCCTCTCATATGATGCGCTCGTGAAAGGTGTATTCC ACACATATGAAGATGGCCGTGCAAAGTTGGAAGAGGCCCGGTTCAGGTCCGATTTATCGGAATCTGATGGCGGTGGAAAGCGGAAGAGAATTAGACCTTTGCGCTACAGTTCGGAATCTGATTCCGATGATGACCTTCCGCGCGCCCCCTTGCAGCTTTCCATGCAGCACAAGACAC CTTGCAGAGTCCCAAAAAAGCGCAGAATGGAGCCTCTGCAAGGAAATTCAGAGATGACGTCACTGCCAG GTTCTAGTCGGGAGACACCCGCTCTTCCTTTCGAAAATCGGAATGAGGACGAAGTCGGCCTAATTAGGGATTGTGTGGCTGTGGCTGAGGTGGCGCAACAGTCCCAAG CTATTATTGCAGGAGCTGAGAGTCAGCAGCATTTGGATGCCAGCCCCAGTGCCAATT GTTGTCGACAAACCTCGGGGACAGCCCTGAGCAGTGCTG AGTTTCAGCGGCGGGTTATAAACAGTTTAAATATCGTGAGGCACAATCAGGCTGAAATTATACAGATGCTGACAGTAGCCCTACAAAGAAATAGTCCTCCAGGTGCAGAAACTTCAAACACTCCTGAGCCAGTGCTGCGCTGCCCACTGGACAGTGTGCGAGAAGTCCTTGATTTCAATGAAGAACTGACTGAAGGAAAAAGTGAAGCTCTG GTTCTGGACCTTATGGGCTATGGAACAAGAACCCTGAACACAACTATTAAGTCAATGATGGCTTATATAATGAGTGATCAGGCTGCGTCGGAATTTAGTATGGACGGCCGCAAAGGCAAGGTTCGATTTAGGGACCTGAAGCTCGTCAAAGTTCTGTTCT CGGCTGCTCGGCGGACACGCCACCACAAAGACTGCACGgtagacgacgtgctctaccacATAAAGGAGTGGCTGCGCAGggcaaaagaaaggtgtgcagcCACTGCTAAGAAAGACTGA
- the LOC135901545 gene encoding uncharacterized protein isoform X1, whose amino-acid sequence MTRPPLTKIGPPVETLASLSEMYAIVEFTATEEVEVVPCTWVNGDKCLWPKVPSDRATRMVRRAAKPDAGFLSYDALVKGVFHTYEDGRAKLEEARFRSDLSESDGGGKRKRIRPLRYSSESDSDDDLPRAPLQLSMQHKTPCRVPKKRRMEPLQGNSEMTSLPGSSRETPALPFENRNEDEVGLIRDCVAVAEVAQQSQAIIAGAESQQHLDASPSANCCRQTSGTALSSAEFQRRVINSLNIVRHNQAEIIQMLTVALQRNSPPGAETSNTPEPVLRCPLDSVREVLDFNEELTEGKSEALVLDLMGYGTRTLNTTIKSMMAYIMSDQAASEFSMDGRKGKVRFRDLKLVKVLFSAARRTRHHKDCTVDDVLYHIKEWLRRAKERCAATAKKD is encoded by the exons atgacgaggccgcctttgacgaagataggtcctcctgtagaaacgttggccagcctgtctgag ATGTATGCAATTGTGGAGTTTACTGCTACAGAGGAAGTGGAGGTTGTGCCTTGCACGTGGGTAAATGGTGACAAATGTCTGTGGCCAAAAGTGCCATCAGATAGAGCCACAAGAATGGTTCGACGCGCAGCAAAACCAGATGCGGGATTCCTCTCATATGATGCGCTCGTGAAAGGTGTATTCC ACACATATGAAGATGGCCGTGCAAAGTTGGAAGAGGCCCGGTTCAGGTCCGATTTATCGGAATCTGATGGCGGTGGAAAGCGGAAGAGAATTAGACCTTTGCGCTACAGTTCGGAATCTGATTCCGATGATGACCTTCCGCGCGCCCCCTTGCAGCTTTCCATGCAGCACAAGACAC CTTGCAGAGTCCCAAAAAAGCGCAGAATGGAGCCTCTGCAAGGAAATTCAGAGATGACGTCACTGCCAG GTTCTAGTCGGGAGACACCCGCTCTTCCTTTCGAAAATCGGAATGAGGACGAAGTCGGCCTAATTAGGGATTGTGTGGCTGTGGCTGAGGTGGCGCAACAGTCCCAAG CTATTATTGCAGGAGCTGAGAGTCAGCAGCATTTGGATGCCAGCCCCAGTGCCAATT GTTGTCGACAAACCTCGGGGACAGCCCTGAGCAGTGCTG AGTTTCAGCGGCGGGTTATAAACAGTTTAAATATCGTGAGGCACAATCAGGCTGAAATTATACAGATGCTGACAGTAGCCCTACAAAGAAATAGTCCTCCAGGTGCAGAAACTTCAAACACTCCTGAGCCAGTGCTGCGCTGCCCACTGGACAGTGTGCGAGAAGTCCTTGATTTCAATGAAGAACTGACTGAAGGAAAAAGTGAAGCTCTG GTTCTGGACCTTATGGGCTATGGAACAAGAACCCTGAACACAACTATTAAGTCAATGATGGCTTATATAATGAGTGATCAGGCTGCGTCGGAATTTAGTATGGACGGCCGCAAAGGCAAGGTTCGATTTAGGGACCTGAAGCTCGTCAAAGTTCTGTTCT CGGCTGCTCGGCGGACACGCCACCACAAAGACTGCACGgtagacgacgtgctctaccacATAAAGGAGTGGCTGCGCAGggcaaaagaaaggtgtgcagcCACTGCTAAGAAAGACTGA
- the LOC135901545 gene encoding uncharacterized protein isoform X3 has translation MTRPPLTKIGPPVETLASLSEMYAIVEFTATEEVEVVPCTWVNGDKCLWPKVPSDRATRMVRRAAKPDAGFLSYDALVKGVFHTYEDGRAKLEEARFRSDLSESDGGGKRKRIRPLRYSSESDSDDDLPRAPLQLSMQHKTPCRVPKKRRMEPLQGNSEMTSLPGSSRETPALPFENRNEDEVGLIRDCVAVAEVAQQSQGAESQQHLDASPSANCCRQTSGTALSSAEFQRRVINSLNIVRHNQAEIIQMLTVALQRNSPPGAETSNTPEPVLRCPLDSVREVLDFNEELTEGKSEALVLDLMGYGTRTLNTTIKSMMAYIMSDQAASEFSMDGRKGKVRFRDLKLVKVLFSAARRTRHHKDCTVDDVLYHIKEWLRRAKERCAATAKKD, from the exons atgacgaggccgcctttgacgaagataggtcctcctgtagaaacgttggccagcctgtctgag ATGTATGCAATTGTGGAGTTTACTGCTACAGAGGAAGTGGAGGTTGTGCCTTGCACGTGGGTAAATGGTGACAAATGTCTGTGGCCAAAAGTGCCATCAGATAGAGCCACAAGAATGGTTCGACGCGCAGCAAAACCAGATGCGGGATTCCTCTCATATGATGCGCTCGTGAAAGGTGTATTCC ACACATATGAAGATGGCCGTGCAAAGTTGGAAGAGGCCCGGTTCAGGTCCGATTTATCGGAATCTGATGGCGGTGGAAAGCGGAAGAGAATTAGACCTTTGCGCTACAGTTCGGAATCTGATTCCGATGATGACCTTCCGCGCGCCCCCTTGCAGCTTTCCATGCAGCACAAGACAC CTTGCAGAGTCCCAAAAAAGCGCAGAATGGAGCCTCTGCAAGGAAATTCAGAGATGACGTCACTGCCAG GTTCTAGTCGGGAGACACCCGCTCTTCCTTTCGAAAATCGGAATGAGGACGAAGTCGGCCTAATTAGGGATTGTGTGGCTGTGGCTGAGGTGGCGCAACAGTCCCAAG GAGCTGAGAGTCAGCAGCATTTGGATGCCAGCCCCAGTGCCAATT GTTGTCGACAAACCTCGGGGACAGCCCTGAGCAGTGCTG AGTTTCAGCGGCGGGTTATAAACAGTTTAAATATCGTGAGGCACAATCAGGCTGAAATTATACAGATGCTGACAGTAGCCCTACAAAGAAATAGTCCTCCAGGTGCAGAAACTTCAAACACTCCTGAGCCAGTGCTGCGCTGCCCACTGGACAGTGTGCGAGAAGTCCTTGATTTCAATGAAGAACTGACTGAAGGAAAAAGTGAAGCTCTG GTTCTGGACCTTATGGGCTATGGAACAAGAACCCTGAACACAACTATTAAGTCAATGATGGCTTATATAATGAGTGATCAGGCTGCGTCGGAATTTAGTATGGACGGCCGCAAAGGCAAGGTTCGATTTAGGGACCTGAAGCTCGTCAAAGTTCTGTTCT CGGCTGCTCGGCGGACACGCCACCACAAAGACTGCACGgtagacgacgtgctctaccacATAAAGGAGTGGCTGCGCAGggcaaaagaaaggtgtgcagcCACTGCTAAGAAAGACTGA
- the LOC135901545 gene encoding uncharacterized protein isoform X4 translates to MMYAIVEFTATEEVEVVPCTWVNGDKCLWPKVPSDRATRMVRRAAKPDAGFLSYDALVKGVFHTYEDGRAKLEEARFRSDLSESDGGGKRKRIRPLRYSSESDSDDDLPRAPLQLSMQHKTPCRVPKKRRMEPLQGNSEMTSLPGSSRETPALPFENRNEDEVGLIRDCVAVAEVAQQSQAIIAGAESQQHLDASPSANCCRQTSGTALSSAEFQRRVINSLNIVRHNQAEIIQMLTVALQRNSPPGAETSNTPEPVLRCPLDSVREVLDFNEELTEGKSEALVLDLMGYGTRTLNTTIKSMMAYIMSDQAASEFSMDGRKGKVRFRDLKLVKVLFSAARRTRHHKDCTVDDVLYHIKEWLRRAKERCAATAKKD, encoded by the exons ATG ATGTATGCAATTGTGGAGTTTACTGCTACAGAGGAAGTGGAGGTTGTGCCTTGCACGTGGGTAAATGGTGACAAATGTCTGTGGCCAAAAGTGCCATCAGATAGAGCCACAAGAATGGTTCGACGCGCAGCAAAACCAGATGCGGGATTCCTCTCATATGATGCGCTCGTGAAAGGTGTATTCC ACACATATGAAGATGGCCGTGCAAAGTTGGAAGAGGCCCGGTTCAGGTCCGATTTATCGGAATCTGATGGCGGTGGAAAGCGGAAGAGAATTAGACCTTTGCGCTACAGTTCGGAATCTGATTCCGATGATGACCTTCCGCGCGCCCCCTTGCAGCTTTCCATGCAGCACAAGACAC CTTGCAGAGTCCCAAAAAAGCGCAGAATGGAGCCTCTGCAAGGAAATTCAGAGATGACGTCACTGCCAG GTTCTAGTCGGGAGACACCCGCTCTTCCTTTCGAAAATCGGAATGAGGACGAAGTCGGCCTAATTAGGGATTGTGTGGCTGTGGCTGAGGTGGCGCAACAGTCCCAAG CTATTATTGCAGGAGCTGAGAGTCAGCAGCATTTGGATGCCAGCCCCAGTGCCAATT GTTGTCGACAAACCTCGGGGACAGCCCTGAGCAGTGCTG AGTTTCAGCGGCGGGTTATAAACAGTTTAAATATCGTGAGGCACAATCAGGCTGAAATTATACAGATGCTGACAGTAGCCCTACAAAGAAATAGTCCTCCAGGTGCAGAAACTTCAAACACTCCTGAGCCAGTGCTGCGCTGCCCACTGGACAGTGTGCGAGAAGTCCTTGATTTCAATGAAGAACTGACTGAAGGAAAAAGTGAAGCTCTG GTTCTGGACCTTATGGGCTATGGAACAAGAACCCTGAACACAACTATTAAGTCAATGATGGCTTATATAATGAGTGATCAGGCTGCGTCGGAATTTAGTATGGACGGCCGCAAAGGCAAGGTTCGATTTAGGGACCTGAAGCTCGTCAAAGTTCTGTTCT CGGCTGCTCGGCGGACACGCCACCACAAAGACTGCACGgtagacgacgtgctctaccacATAAAGGAGTGGCTGCGCAGggcaaaagaaaggtgtgcagcCACTGCTAAGAAAGACTGA